From Streptomonospora salina, the proteins below share one genomic window:
- a CDS encoding alpha/beta fold hydrolase: MTRPVLHTRRGTRPEAVLFVHGTMDHSATFQRVAAHMPGWTVAGYDRRGWVTSRALADPQTQMADHVTDLISATSRFPRPVVAGHSYGALVALTAAAQHPRFIRAVVLFEPPVRWLPWWPDTAPWEQLVEDASAQGPAAAARALQEAVVGHPTTRQSEQELEAAGTALIREMSDPALNLPTFDPTTITTPVITVSGSQSLTHHRQTALHLANLIPAGHHASIDGADHIAHVTHPQDLAALIEQAAAMDEG, encoded by the coding sequence ATGACCCGCCCAGTACTGCACACGAGGAGGGGCACACGGCCCGAGGCAGTCCTGTTCGTCCACGGAACGATGGACCACAGCGCGACCTTCCAGCGAGTCGCAGCACATATGCCCGGATGGACCGTCGCCGGGTATGACCGGCGCGGATGGGTCACCTCTCGCGCCCTCGCGGACCCGCAGACCCAAATGGCCGACCATGTAACCGATCTCATCTCCGCTACCTCCAGATTTCCAAGGCCCGTCGTGGCAGGGCACAGCTACGGCGCACTCGTGGCACTCACCGCAGCAGCCCAGCATCCTCGATTCATCAGGGCGGTCGTCCTCTTCGAGCCGCCCGTTCGCTGGCTGCCTTGGTGGCCCGACACCGCCCCCTGGGAGCAATTGGTCGAAGACGCATCAGCTCAGGGACCAGCCGCCGCGGCCAGAGCCCTCCAAGAAGCCGTCGTCGGCCACCCCACCACGCGACAGTCAGAGCAGGAACTAGAAGCGGCCGGTACCGCCCTGATCCGGGAGATGTCCGACCCCGCACTCAACCTGCCCACATTCGACCCCACGACGATAACCACACCTGTTATCACCGTTTCGGGAAGCCAGTCGCTGACACATCACCGACAGACCGCGCTCCACCTTGCAAACCTGATCCCTGCCGGCCACCACGCATCCATCGACGGCGCCGACCACATCGCGCACGTCACCCATCCACAGGACCTCGCCGCGCTCATAGAACAGGCAGCTGCCATGGATGAGGGCTGA
- a CDS encoding amino acid adenylation domain-containing protein gives MRLRERIAGYDRARHGVHLLRTPEVIADPSVYIDAIAELGPLFFDEVGAMWVCSGYAEAVEILRGHRTFSSVREHDQGAFEELGLHASASLSTMVHEQMLFMDPPQHNAVRSALAEQFTGTRVRSRENDLRQMATRALEDLPRNGVLDLVVDFAAKLPCALVAQLLGMPGREAELTRWAEAYERLLGSLSALPAAPDSEVDAVLADALAVLQNEARSRLRTPGDDVISSLTAPLVGRSPTDDELFAVAANCIVLVGGGYQTLTHLVTSALLAVHDDPVLEKRLREAPEHIPSVVAEVMRVNGSSQYVARKATTDVTVQGTLITAGERVLVHLAAANLDPRTFTAPRTLDLGRHGPKHLGFGSGRHACPGAGYAERLAGFAIEGFLAQYPSYAPEPEALSWGMHGNTRCLEHARVRVDAGVTPETPLDIQTAEPHATAGDSVPALPETTIPAGCWHEVFERQALLTPEALAVQGPDGDISYRELDQRANALAHRLRRQGAQPGAAVGIVMERSVEFVLSVLAVAKTGAAFLLADVSCPRERLRAMLVEAEARIVVSDDSLPSSASPVQVVRLGAKDFRPDAPLTGASSGDTAYVVFTSGSTGAPKAIAISHKATVNLHLAQHQIFALKPADRVLQFLSPNFDGCIADITLALLSGATLIVAPSDQLTVGPPLARLLASQRITTAILTPSVWMTLPDQVLPELRIAAAAGERLPAAWARRWTAPGRRLLNLYGPAETAVLATWHECSPNDDPPPIGRPVANKQAYLLDHRLRSVPPGQEGELCLGGIGVGRYLNQPDLMEERFIRTPHTTTDPGSLLYRTGDICRQHSDGTLEYIGRRDRQIKIRGQRVELDEVERVLEAAPGVTACAVYEQDGRIEALTVPAGSQLDEEPIRTFLASRLHSAMLPSVFTTVTELPRTVNGKADHPPTPSNALAARTYPAGPALPLDERARRHSRMTWEIAQHFSQVLNVPLRRVQADFDFFSAGGDSITIAAFQVRLESLTGTPVDTATLITAPTPEQIATLLLDTGTPT, from the coding sequence ATGCGCCTGCGTGAGCGCATCGCTGGATACGACCGTGCCAGGCACGGAGTCCACCTGCTCAGAACTCCCGAAGTCATCGCCGATCCCTCCGTCTACATCGACGCCATCGCCGAGCTTGGCCCCCTGTTCTTCGACGAGGTCGGGGCAATGTGGGTGTGCTCCGGCTATGCCGAGGCAGTTGAGATCCTGCGCGGCCACCGGACATTCTCTTCCGTGCGCGAGCACGACCAGGGCGCGTTTGAGGAGCTGGGCCTGCACGCCTCCGCGAGCCTGAGCACCATGGTGCACGAGCAGATGCTCTTCATGGATCCGCCACAGCACAATGCCGTCCGGTCAGCCCTGGCCGAGCAGTTCACCGGCACCCGTGTAAGGAGCCGCGAGAACGACCTGCGGCAGATGGCCACCCGCGCCCTTGAGGATTTGCCTCGCAATGGCGTCCTCGACCTGGTGGTGGACTTCGCAGCGAAGCTGCCCTGCGCGCTGGTGGCGCAGTTACTGGGCATGCCGGGAAGGGAAGCAGAACTCACCCGGTGGGCTGAAGCCTACGAGCGGCTGCTGGGCAGCCTGTCCGCGCTGCCGGCGGCCCCGGACTCGGAGGTGGACGCGGTCCTGGCCGATGCCCTTGCCGTGTTGCAGAACGAAGCGAGAAGTCGACTGCGCACGCCTGGCGACGACGTGATCAGCTCGCTGACCGCCCCCCTGGTCGGCCGGTCACCAACCGACGATGAGCTGTTTGCTGTTGCGGCGAACTGCATCGTTCTGGTGGGCGGCGGCTACCAAACCCTGACCCACCTAGTCACTTCGGCTCTGCTGGCCGTGCATGACGACCCGGTCCTGGAGAAGCGTCTGCGTGAGGCCCCCGAGCACATCCCATCAGTTGTCGCAGAGGTCATGCGGGTCAACGGGTCGAGCCAGTACGTCGCGCGCAAAGCCACCACCGATGTGACTGTCCAGGGAACTCTGATCACAGCAGGCGAGAGAGTCCTGGTCCACCTGGCCGCTGCCAACCTGGACCCCCGGACCTTCACCGCACCCCGCACTCTGGACCTGGGCCGTCACGGCCCCAAGCACCTGGGCTTCGGCAGCGGACGCCACGCCTGCCCTGGCGCAGGTTACGCCGAACGCCTCGCCGGATTCGCAATTGAAGGCTTTCTGGCCCAGTACCCGTCCTATGCACCGGAACCGGAAGCACTCTCCTGGGGCATGCACGGGAACACCCGCTGCCTTGAACACGCGCGCGTCCGTGTCGATGCCGGAGTGACACCGGAAACTCCCCTCGACATACAAACGGCCGAACCCCACGCCACCGCCGGCGACAGCGTCCCCGCCCTGCCTGAGACCACCATCCCGGCAGGCTGCTGGCATGAGGTGTTCGAGCGGCAAGCCCTGCTGACGCCTGAGGCACTGGCGGTACAGGGGCCGGACGGCGACATCAGCTACCGCGAGCTCGATCAGCGGGCCAACGCTCTGGCCCATCGACTGCGGCGCCAGGGCGCCCAACCTGGCGCCGCAGTCGGCATCGTCATGGAACGTTCCGTGGAATTCGTCCTCTCTGTGCTGGCAGTAGCGAAGACCGGAGCCGCGTTCCTGCTCGCGGACGTATCCTGCCCCCGTGAACGCCTGCGGGCCATGCTCGTCGAGGCCGAGGCACGCATCGTCGTGTCCGACGACAGCCTTCCTTCCTCAGCCTCCCCCGTCCAGGTTGTCCGTTTAGGTGCGAAAGACTTCCGCCCGGATGCCCCGCTCACTGGAGCCTCCTCCGGCGACACGGCCTACGTCGTCTTCACCAGCGGCAGCACCGGTGCCCCGAAGGCCATCGCGATCAGCCACAAGGCCACGGTCAATCTCCACCTGGCGCAGCACCAGATCTTCGCCCTCAAACCCGCCGACCGGGTCCTGCAGTTCCTGTCACCCAACTTCGACGGCTGCATCGCCGACATCACTCTCGCGCTCCTGTCGGGCGCCACTTTGATCGTCGCGCCATCCGACCAGCTCACCGTCGGCCCCCCGCTGGCCCGACTGCTCGCATCACAGCGGATCACGACCGCAATCCTCACCCCGTCGGTCTGGATGACTCTCCCGGACCAGGTCCTGCCCGAACTGCGCATCGCCGCAGCCGCGGGCGAGCGACTGCCAGCTGCATGGGCGCGCAGGTGGACCGCACCAGGGCGGCGCCTGCTCAACCTTTACGGGCCGGCCGAGACGGCCGTCCTGGCAACCTGGCACGAATGCTCCCCGAACGACGACCCCCCGCCCATTGGCCGACCAGTCGCCAACAAACAGGCCTATCTCCTGGACCACCGCCTACGCAGCGTCCCGCCCGGGCAGGAGGGGGAACTCTGCCTCGGAGGCATCGGTGTCGGAAGATACCTGAACCAGCCAGATCTCATGGAAGAACGCTTCATCCGAACCCCCCACACCACCACCGACCCGGGAAGCCTGCTCTACCGCACCGGTGACATCTGTCGGCAGCACTCGGACGGCACACTCGAATACATCGGCCGCCGCGATCGTCAGATCAAGATCCGCGGCCAACGCGTCGAACTCGACGAGGTCGAGCGCGTCCTGGAGGCCGCCCCCGGGGTCACCGCCTGCGCCGTATATGAACAAGACGGCCGTATTGAAGCCCTGACCGTTCCCGCCGGCTCCCAGCTCGACGAGGAACCGATCCGCACCTTCCTGGCCTCCCGCCTGCACAGCGCCATGCTGCCTTCTGTGTTCACTACCGTCACCGAACTCCCGCGCACCGTGAACGGCAAAGCCGACCACCCCCCAACGCCCTCCAACGCGCTCGCTGCTCGCACCTACCCCGCCGGGCCCGCGCTCCCACTCGACGAACGCGCGAGGCGTCACTCCCGCATGACCTGGGAGATCGCCCAGCACTTCTCGCAGGTCCTCAACGTCCCGCTGCGTCGGGTCCAGGCGGATTTCGACTTCTTCTCCGCAGGCGGCGACTCCATCACCATCGCCGCCTTCCAGGTACGCCTGGAATCACTGACAGGCACACCCGTGGACACCGCAACCCTGATCACGGCGCCTACTCCGGAGCAGATTGCCACCCTTCTCCTCGATACCGGGACACCGACATGA
- a CDS encoding methyltransferase, whose protein sequence is MTQPKDTTPLLPTPLMQLATGFWSFKTFAGAIDIGLFNLLGGGRELTMEEVSAELGIADRPADLLLAGCASLGLLDKSGSRYRNSELSEEFLVEGRPYYFGGFVRYLDRREYPAWQSIVQTLRTNSPLTWTPGKQESLFDTEAPETLQLFWDCMYSISTFTARALAAVYDFTRNTRLLDVGGGAGAFPIELCRHFDHLSASVFELSHVCDLARQRITDAKMSDTVDAVVGDFIRDPELPRGYDAVILSMILHDWDENTGRTLLRKCRAALPSGGVVLICELLLNDERTGPPAAALMGMNMLVETEGGKNYSAAEYRNWLLEAGFARVEVLPLEAAGANGVVVGHVS, encoded by the coding sequence ATGACGCAACCGAAGGACACCACACCGCTGCTGCCCACTCCTCTCATGCAGCTCGCCACGGGATTCTGGAGCTTCAAGACCTTTGCGGGTGCCATCGACATCGGCTTGTTCAATCTGCTGGGCGGAGGACGTGAGCTGACCATGGAAGAGGTGTCGGCCGAACTGGGGATCGCCGACCGGCCCGCCGACCTGCTTCTGGCCGGCTGCGCATCGCTGGGCCTCCTGGACAAGTCCGGCTCCCGGTACCGAAATTCGGAACTCTCGGAGGAGTTCCTGGTCGAGGGGAGGCCCTACTACTTCGGCGGGTTCGTCCGCTACCTGGACCGCCGCGAGTACCCCGCCTGGCAGTCCATTGTCCAGACCCTCCGGACAAACAGTCCCCTCACCTGGACCCCTGGCAAGCAGGAGTCGCTCTTTGACACCGAGGCTCCGGAGACTCTGCAGCTGTTCTGGGACTGCATGTACTCCATCTCCACCTTCACGGCGCGCGCGCTCGCCGCGGTCTATGACTTCACCCGGAACACGCGGCTGCTGGACGTGGGCGGCGGCGCTGGCGCCTTCCCCATCGAATTGTGCCGTCACTTCGACCACTTGAGCGCGTCGGTCTTCGAACTGTCGCACGTGTGTGACCTGGCGCGCCAGCGGATCACCGACGCCAAGATGAGCGACACTGTCGATGCGGTCGTCGGGGACTTCATCCGCGATCCCGAACTGCCCCGCGGCTACGACGCCGTCATCCTGAGCATGATTCTTCATGACTGGGACGAAAACACCGGTCGGACGCTACTGCGCAAATGCCGAGCCGCTCTTCCCTCCGGCGGTGTCGTGTTGATCTGCGAACTCTTACTCAACGACGAGCGTACCGGACCACCGGCTGCAGCCTTGATGGGGATGAACATGCTGGTGGAGACCGAGGGAGGCAAGAACTACTCGGCCGCGGAGTACCGGAACTGGTTGCTGGAAGCCGGCTTCGCCCGCGTGGAAGTCCTGCCCCTCGAGGCGGCCGGCGCCAATGGTGTGGTTGTCGGCCACGTCAGCTGA